A single window of Coleofasciculus sp. FACHB-1120 DNA harbors:
- a CDS encoding NAD-binding protein, with amino-acid sequence MNLSSLNFFRSLSTTNKHQFAVIGLGRFGRGVCSTLHHLGYEVLGIDADEKKVAQVLTDQIASHALQLDSTEPAALKEGGIFDFDTVIVAIGNYLEASVVTTLNLKEGGVAHVVAKSSSEIHMKLLKKVGADHVVFPEHEMGCTLARSLTKPAILDRFDLDVDNSIVEVIIPDDFHGKTISELQLRSRYGLNLLAVSHDGKFEINPNPNRRLYKGSAMVVIGCNKDINRLPI; translated from the coding sequence GTGAACTTATCATCTTTAAACTTTTTTCGCAGTCTCAGCACTACTAACAAGCATCAATTTGCAGTCATTGGGTTAGGTCGTTTTGGTCGTGGCGTCTGCTCGACTCTACACCATCTAGGCTACGAAGTACTGGGCATTGATGCCGACGAAAAGAAAGTAGCCCAAGTTTTGACCGATCAAATCGCTTCCCATGCCTTGCAGTTGGATTCGACAGAACCTGCTGCGCTTAAAGAGGGAGGAATTTTTGATTTTGATACGGTGATTGTGGCGATTGGCAATTATCTGGAAGCTAGCGTGGTGACGACCCTAAATCTCAAGGAAGGTGGGGTGGCTCATGTGGTGGCGAAGTCGTCCTCAGAAATTCATATGAAACTCCTGAAAAAAGTGGGGGCAGATCATGTGGTATTTCCAGAGCATGAGATGGGCTGTACTTTAGCGCGATCGCTCACTAAACCAGCAATTTTAGATCGGTTCGATCTGGATGTTGATAACAGTATTGTAGAAGTGATTATTCCAGACGATTTTCACGGCAAAACCATCTCAGAATTGCAACTTCGCAGCCGCTATGGTTTAAATCTGCTAGCGGTCAGCCACGATGGCAAATTTGAAATTAACCCTAATCCCAACCGGCGGCTTTATAAAGGGTCGGCAATGGTAGTGATTGGCTGCAACAAAGACATTAATCGCCTACCCATTTAA
- a CDS encoding response regulator, which yields MLNVSNYTILLVEDDSNDVFLIQRAFRKANLLNPLQVVENGEAAVFYLAGKQPYSDRDRYPLPALILLDLKLPRKSGLEVLEWLRQQPDLKRLPVVVLTSSEENRDINRAYDLGANSYLVKPVAFEALLDMVKTLNSYWLIFNQRPKLEEG from the coding sequence ATGTTGAACGTGTCTAACTATACTATTTTGCTGGTGGAAGACGACTCCAATGATGTTTTCCTGATTCAGCGAGCTTTTCGGAAAGCCAACCTGCTCAACCCATTGCAAGTGGTGGAAAATGGGGAAGCAGCCGTGTTTTACCTTGCGGGTAAGCAGCCTTATAGCGATCGCGATCGCTACCCTCTACCCGCTCTGATCCTGCTAGACCTAAAACTCCCTCGCAAGTCAGGTCTTGAAGTATTGGAATGGCTACGGCAGCAGCCAGACCTGAAGCGCCTGCCGGTTGTTGTCCTAACTTCCTCTGAGGAAAATCGTGATATCAACCGAGCCTATGACCTGGGAGCCAACTCTTACTTGGTTAAACCAGTTGCTTTTGAAGCGTTACTGGATATGGTGAAGACACTGAATTCATATTGGCTCATTTTCAACCAAAGACCAAAATTAGAGGAGGGTTGA
- a CDS encoding TrkH family potassium uptake protein, giving the protein MTVARTICLGFLAVITLGTILLMLPFSISDGSWSNPVIALFTSTSAVCVTGLSVVDVGKFYSFWGQLFIVLLVQVGGLGYMTATTCLLLLLGRKFGLREKIAIQQSLDKPGLSGVLELVRSIIATTLIIEITGIFLLMLVFVPDYGFDRGLWLSVFHSVNSFNNAGFGLFSDNLMQYVRSPLLNLIVTALIILGGIGYEVIMELYLWTRDRLSKSQACVVFSLNFKIATTTTVFLLILGTILFLFTEFNNPQTFGALDFPQKLMAAWFQSVTPRTAGFNTIDIGKLTEASLFITIAFMFIGTNPGSTGGGIKTTTTRVLLSSTFSALQGKEEVIAYQRQIPMALIVKATGVAVGSLLVVIGSTTLIALSDPQVAFIRILFEVVSAFATVGLSTGITASVSTFAKLVLIATMYMGRVGVLLLMSAILGDPTPSVIRYPEENLLVG; this is encoded by the coding sequence ATGACTGTTGCCAGAACTATTTGCCTGGGATTTCTTGCTGTCATCACGTTGGGAACGATTTTACTGATGCTGCCATTTTCAATCAGTGACGGCAGTTGGAGCAATCCGGTAATCGCGCTATTTACTTCCACGTCTGCTGTCTGCGTGACTGGTTTATCAGTGGTCGATGTGGGGAAATTTTATTCGTTTTGGGGACAATTGTTCATTGTCTTGCTGGTTCAGGTGGGGGGATTGGGCTACATGACGGCAACGACGTGCCTGTTGCTGTTGCTAGGACGCAAGTTTGGACTGCGAGAGAAGATAGCGATTCAACAATCCCTCGACAAGCCTGGATTATCCGGTGTGCTGGAATTGGTGCGCTCAATTATTGCCACGACGTTGATTATTGAAATAACTGGCATCTTTTTATTGATGTTGGTGTTTGTACCCGATTATGGGTTCGATCGCGGTCTTTGGCTATCAGTTTTTCATAGTGTAAATTCTTTTAACAATGCAGGTTTTGGCTTGTTTTCAGATAATCTGATGCAATATGTGCGATCGCCTTTGCTCAACCTGATTGTCACCGCCTTAATTATTTTGGGTGGGATTGGCTATGAAGTGATTATGGAGCTGTATTTATGGACGCGCGATCGCTTATCCAAGAGTCAAGCTTGTGTTGTCTTTTCTCTCAATTTTAAGATTGCTACCACTACCACTGTGTTTCTACTCATTCTGGGAACAATTCTCTTTTTGTTTACAGAATTCAACAATCCCCAAACCTTTGGCGCACTTGATTTTCCCCAGAAGCTCATGGCGGCTTGGTTTCAATCGGTAACACCTCGAACAGCTGGTTTTAATACCATTGATATTGGGAAATTGACCGAAGCTTCTCTTTTTATTACCATTGCATTCATGTTTATTGGGACAAATCCTGGCAGTACCGGCGGCGGAATTAAAACCACGACGACAAGGGTTTTACTGAGTTCTACTTTTTCAGCATTACAAGGGAAGGAAGAGGTAATTGCTTATCAACGCCAAATCCCGATGGCGCTCATTGTGAAAGCGACTGGGGTTGCGGTTGGTTCGCTTCTGGTGGTCATTGGTTCCACGACTTTAATTGCGCTAAGTGATCCACAGGTGGCGTTTATCCGAATCTTATTTGAGGTTGTTTCAGCATTCGCCACAGTTGGACTTTCTACTGGTATTACAGCGAGTGTTTCAACGTTTGCCAAACTTGTATTGATTGCCACCATGTACATGGGTCGGGTGGGAGTGTTGCTCCTAATGTCAGCCATTCTTGGAGATCCTACTCCCAGCGTTATCCGCTATCCGGAGGAGAATTTGTTGGTAGGATAG
- the cobA gene encoding uroporphyrinogen-III C-methyltransferase — protein MTERTGKVYLVGAGPGDIAYLTVKAQHLLVEAQVLVYDALVDAQLLELVPDSCLKLDVGKRGGQPSTPQAEINQLLVEHCQQGKQVVRLKSGDPFIFGRSTSEIQALITAGCPFEVVPGISSALAAPLLVGIPLTDPVMSRGFTVITAHEPDVLDWEALARMETLVILMGGRNLGEIVYQLQRYGRSLSTPVAAIRWAGTPQQQVWIATLGTIVEQTRGESLSPTVIVIGEVIGLRKYLRSPDAPVVLDRRLNPPVQSSESSTPSARVSLSDIPMGSDSQKTSSLTTQNSSQPLAGKTILVTRAAGQSGEFCLRLQEEGATVIEMPTLEITPPSSWEELDNAIAHLSNFDWLILTSSNGVDYFFERLEAQNQDARALAGVKIAVVGKKTAQSLRQQGLQPDFIPPAFVADSLVEYFPESLEGKKILFPRVETGGREVLVKELTAQGAEVIEVAAYQSRCPEAIAPAALDALQRQAVDVITFASSKTVQFFGQLVGEIDKLPLQGVCIASIGPQTSKTCLSLLGRVDVEAPEYTLDGLTQAIVQWATSEENVRDRLAHNSNIDC, from the coding sequence ATGACTGAGCGTACCGGAAAAGTATATCTGGTGGGGGCAGGGCCTGGAGATATTGCTTACCTCACCGTCAAGGCACAACATCTGCTTGTTGAGGCACAGGTGTTAGTCTACGACGCCCTCGTAGATGCCCAGTTGTTGGAGTTGGTGCCAGACAGTTGCCTGAAGTTGGATGTGGGGAAACGCGGTGGACAACCCAGCACACCGCAAGCCGAAATTAACCAACTGCTGGTGGAACACTGTCAGCAGGGAAAGCAAGTCGTGCGGCTAAAAAGTGGCGATCCGTTTATTTTTGGGCGTTCGACTTCCGAAATTCAGGCATTAATTACCGCTGGGTGTCCTTTTGAAGTCGTACCAGGGATTTCTTCAGCCCTAGCAGCACCTTTGCTCGTGGGGATTCCGCTGACAGATCCGGTGATGAGCCGAGGTTTCACGGTAATTACTGCCCACGAACCGGATGTTTTGGACTGGGAAGCACTGGCGCGGATGGAAACGCTGGTAATCTTGATGGGAGGGCGCAATCTCGGTGAAATTGTCTATCAGTTGCAGCGATATGGGCGATCGCTTTCTACTCCCGTCGCCGCAATTCGTTGGGCGGGAACGCCTCAACAACAAGTCTGGATAGCTACGCTGGGCACTATCGTTGAGCAAACTAGGGGCGAATCTCTCTCTCCCACCGTGATTGTCATCGGGGAAGTCATCGGTTTGAGAAAATACTTGCGATCGCCAGATGCACCAGTCGTCTTAGATCGACGCCTAAATCCGCCCGTACAATCATCAGAATCTTCAACCCCATCAGCACGGGTGAGTTTATCAGACATACCTATGGGAAGCGATTCGCAGAAAACCTCGTCCCTCACGACTCAAAACTCTTCCCAACCGCTAGCTGGGAAAACGATTTTAGTGACACGCGCCGCAGGACAATCGGGTGAGTTTTGCTTGCGCCTCCAAGAAGAAGGCGCGACAGTGATTGAGATGCCGACGCTGGAAATTACTCCTCCTTCCAGTTGGGAAGAATTGGATAATGCGATCGCGCACTTATCCAATTTCGACTGGTTAATTCTCACTTCCAGCAACGGTGTTGATTACTTTTTTGAACGACTGGAAGCGCAAAATCAAGATGCCCGCGCCTTAGCCGGGGTCAAAATTGCCGTCGTCGGGAAGAAAACCGCCCAGAGTCTCAGGCAGCAGGGCTTACAACCCGATTTTATTCCCCCAGCTTTTGTGGCAGATTCGCTGGTTGAATACTTTCCAGAATCGTTAGAGGGCAAGAAAATTCTCTTTCCGAGAGTGGAAACGGGTGGAAGAGAAGTCTTAGTGAAGGAATTAACCGCCCAAGGTGCAGAAGTAATCGAAGTGGCGGCTTATCAATCTCGGTGCCCGGAAGCGATCGCACCCGCTGCCTTAGATGCCCTCCAGCGACAAGCAGTGGATGTGATTACTTTTGCAAGTTCTAAAACCGTGCAATTTTTTGGTCAATTAGTCGGAGAAATCGACAAATTGCCCCTACAAGGTGTCTGTATTGCCTCGATTGGTCCTCAAACTTCTAAAACCTGTCTTTCTCTGCTGGGGCGAGTGGATGTAGAAGCCCCAGAATACACTTTAGACGGCTTAACCCAAGCGATCGTCCAGTGGGCGACATCTGAGGAGAATGTCCGCGATCGCTTGGCTCACAACTCAAATATAGATTGCTAG
- a CDS encoding methyltransferase domain-containing protein: MTSTLYQQIQQFYDASSGLWEQIWGEHMHHGYYGADGTLKKDRRQAQIDLIEELLKWGEVQVGEGLTTPANILDVGCGIGGSSLYLAQKFNATATGITLSPVQATRAKERAAVAGLSDRTSFQVADALNMPFADDSFDFVWSLESGEHMPNKQKFLQECYRVLKPGGTFLMATWCHRPVGGADAQLTDDERKHLAEIYRVYALPYVISLPEYETLARKVSFENIRTADWSKAVAPFWDIVIDSTLDPKAVLGLLFSGWTTIQAALSLGLMSRGYEQGLIRFGLLCATKK, from the coding sequence ATGACTTCAACTCTTTATCAGCAAATTCAGCAGTTCTACGACGCTTCCTCCGGTCTGTGGGAACAGATTTGGGGAGAACATATGCACCACGGATACTATGGCGCTGATGGTACTCTGAAAAAAGACCGGCGGCAAGCGCAAATTGACTTAATTGAAGAATTGCTCAAGTGGGGTGAGGTGCAGGTCGGGGAAGGCTTGACTACCCCCGCCAATATCCTCGATGTTGGCTGCGGGATTGGCGGCAGTTCTCTTTACTTGGCGCAAAAATTCAACGCAACGGCAACGGGAATCACCCTGAGTCCCGTCCAGGCGACTAGAGCCAAAGAACGGGCAGCCGTTGCTGGATTAAGCGATCGCACATCGTTCCAGGTGGCAGACGCCCTGAATATGCCCTTCGCTGACGATTCCTTTGACTTTGTATGGTCGCTCGAAAGTGGCGAACATATGCCCAATAAGCAGAAGTTCTTGCAGGAGTGCTACCGGGTGCTGAAGCCGGGGGGGACTTTTCTCATGGCAACCTGGTGTCATCGTCCGGTTGGGGGCGCAGATGCACAGTTGACAGATGATGAGCGCAAGCATCTGGCAGAAATTTACCGCGTCTATGCTTTGCCTTACGTGATTTCGCTGCCAGAATATGAAACGCTGGCTCGCAAAGTTTCGTTCGAGAATATTCGCACGGCAGATTGGTCAAAAGCTGTCGCACCATTTTGGGATATCGTGATTGATTCGACGCTCGATCCCAAAGCCGTTCTAGGTTTGCTTTTCTCCGGATGGACAACGATTCAAGCGGCGCTTTCACTGGGGTTAATGAGCCGGGGCTATGAGCAAGGTCTGATTCGATTCGGATTGCTCTGCGCGACTAAGAAATAA
- a CDS encoding homogentisate phytyltransferase — MSQISPEKSSLPKTSPSESYPVQRTGSWLYALWKFSRPHTIIGTSLSVMALYAIALATASGGVTSVEQFLGAWIACLGGNVYIVGLNQLEDVEIDKINKPHLPIAAGEFSRAQAQIIVAISGSVGLLLALLLGRYLLFTVGVSLAIGTAYSLPPIRLKRFSFWAALCIFTVRGVIVNLGLFLHFNWVLQKSQVIPASVWALTMFVLVFTFAIAIFKDIPDMEGDKQYNINTFTIQLGKPAVFNLSLWVITVCYLGMIVAGVLSLSAVNSTFLIITHVFALLLLWWRSRSVDLQDKSAIASFYQFIWKLFFLEYLIFPAACLLA, encoded by the coding sequence ATGAGCCAGATTTCTCCTGAAAAGTCTTCCCTTCCCAAAACCAGTCCTTCTGAGTCCTACCCTGTACAGCGCACTGGTTCCTGGCTCTACGCCTTATGGAAGTTCTCCCGCCCTCATACGATTATTGGCACCAGCCTGAGCGTGATGGCGTTGTACGCGATCGCGCTTGCAACAGCTTCCGGGGGCGTCACCAGCGTCGAACAGTTTTTGGGTGCATGGATTGCCTGTCTGGGCGGAAATGTCTACATTGTCGGGCTAAATCAGCTCGAAGATGTGGAAATTGACAAGATTAACAAGCCCCATTTGCCTATCGCTGCTGGTGAATTTTCTAGGGCGCAAGCTCAAATTATTGTCGCCATTAGTGGAAGTGTGGGGCTGCTGTTGGCACTTCTTCTAGGACGATATTTACTGTTCACGGTGGGGGTTAGTTTAGCCATTGGTACAGCCTATTCTCTGCCGCCGATTCGGTTAAAACGATTTTCCTTTTGGGCAGCGCTGTGCATTTTCACCGTGCGCGGAGTCATTGTCAATTTAGGGCTATTTTTACACTTCAATTGGGTATTGCAAAAAAGTCAAGTGATTCCGGCATCAGTCTGGGCGCTGACGATGTTTGTGTTGGTATTTACGTTTGCGATCGCTATCTTTAAAGACATCCCCGATATGGAGGGCGATAAGCAGTACAACATCAACACCTTTACGATTCAACTCGGTAAGCCAGCCGTCTTTAATCTATCTCTTTGGGTGATTACGGTCTGCTACCTGGGCATGATTGTGGCTGGGGTATTATCGCTAAGTGCGGTTAATTCCACATTTCTGATAATTACTCATGTATTCGCACTCTTGTTGCTGTGGTGGCGAAGTAGAAGTGTAGATTTGCAGGATAAGAGCGCGATCGCATCTTTTTACCAATTTATTTGGAAACTCTTTTTCTTGGAATATCTGATTTTCCCCGCTGCCTGTCTTTTAGCATAA
- a CDS encoding response regulator has translation MSQTLRILLIDDNPDDRLLAARQLSRAFSDLQIQEIAEINALNQALEEDGFDAVVTDYQLRWSDGLQVLRAVKERYPDCPVVMFTNTGSEEIAVEAMKAGLSDYVLKLPKYYNRLPAAVQLALERAETQRRSARLEAHRQALSEVSRAFAEKIPEFQAVLELVSQQVAQLLGDLCVVRILSDDGKYLKPVAIYHPNPEALACLEEALATEAHRVDEGLTGRVFKTGETLLIPVVSSEEIQPLRESKYLPYLQRFGMYSILIAPLEVRGRRIGTLFVSRDRPGYSYTRDDQFFLQDLADRAALAIDNARLYREAQDANRLKDEFLATLSHELRTPLNSILGWATLLRSQKLDSSVTNRALESIERNAKAQVKLTDEILDVSRIIRGKLHLNIRSIDLVPTIDEAINIVRPALDGKGIQVKAVLDRSVGLVAADPDRLQQVVWNLLSNAIKFTPEGGKIEVRLEKVEGLKVEGKVEALNQIPNLQSSDSEPNHPQPSTCFAQIQISDSGIGISPDFLPYAFDRFRQADASTTRSHGGLGLGLAIVRHLVELHGGTVRAASLGIGRGATFTVLLPLFDKSREIEGQENRGVEEPGIGKAEEKVAQAPPLLSGVQVLVVDDDTDTRELIALVLEESGAKVKAIASVAEALAVLRNWQPDLLVSDIGMPEEDGYALIGKVRTLEEKTGKQIPALALTAYAREEDKNRALKAGFQMYQPKPVEPDDLVAAVALLAGRASEV, from the coding sequence ATGAGCCAGACTTTACGGATTTTACTAATTGATGACAACCCTGATGATCGCCTCCTAGCAGCTCGTCAGCTCAGCCGAGCTTTTTCCGATCTCCAAATCCAGGAGATCGCAGAAATCAATGCCTTAAACCAGGCGCTGGAGGAAGATGGCTTTGACGCCGTTGTCACTGACTATCAACTGCGCTGGAGTGATGGTCTACAGGTGTTGCGTGCCGTCAAAGAGCGGTATCCCGACTGTCCCGTGGTGATGTTTACCAATACAGGCAGCGAAGAGATCGCTGTAGAGGCGATGAAGGCGGGGCTATCCGACTACGTTCTGAAGTTGCCCAAATACTACAACCGTCTGCCTGCTGCGGTGCAGTTAGCCCTAGAACGAGCTGAAACTCAGCGCAGATCCGCCCGTCTGGAAGCGCATCGGCAAGCTTTGAGTGAGGTATCGCGGGCTTTCGCTGAGAAAATTCCAGAATTCCAAGCAGTTCTAGAACTCGTCAGTCAGCAGGTAGCTCAGCTACTGGGCGATCTCTGCGTAGTCCGCATCCTATCAGATGATGGAAAGTACCTCAAGCCGGTAGCAATTTATCATCCAAACCCAGAAGCCCTCGCCTGCTTGGAAGAAGCCCTCGCCACGGAGGCGCACCGCGTTGATGAGGGTTTGACGGGTCGGGTCTTTAAAACGGGCGAGACGCTACTGATTCCAGTCGTGTCGTCAGAGGAGATACAACCTTTGCGCGAGTCCAAGTATTTGCCCTACTTGCAGCGCTTTGGGATGTACAGCATTTTGATCGCACCTTTAGAGGTACGAGGTCGGCGGATTGGGACTTTATTCGTTTCGCGCGATCGCCCTGGATATTCCTATACTCGTGATGACCAATTCTTTCTGCAAGACCTCGCGGATCGGGCTGCTTTGGCAATTGATAATGCCCGACTCTACCGGGAGGCGCAGGACGCAAACCGCCTCAAGGACGAGTTCTTAGCAACGCTGTCTCACGAACTCCGCACTCCCCTCAACTCTATCCTCGGATGGGCAACGCTACTCCGCAGTCAGAAGCTAGATTCCTCTGTTACCAATCGCGCCCTTGAGAGTATCGAACGCAACGCCAAGGCGCAGGTAAAACTCACCGATGAAATTCTGGATGTCTCGCGGATTATTCGAGGCAAGCTGCACCTAAATATTCGCTCAATCGATCTAGTTCCCACCATTGATGAGGCAATTAATATTGTGCGTCCGGCATTGGATGGCAAGGGAATTCAAGTCAAGGCGGTATTAGATCGCTCAGTTGGCTTAGTCGCTGCCGATCCCGATCGCTTACAGCAAGTCGTTTGGAATCTACTCTCTAACGCCATCAAGTTCACACCAGAAGGCGGGAAAATTGAGGTGCGACTGGAGAAGGTTGAAGGTTTAAAGGTTGAAGGAAAAGTAGAAGCTTTAAATCAAATCCCAAACTTGCAATCCTCTGACTCTGAACCGAATCACCCGCAACCTTCCACTTGCTTTGCCCAAATCCAAATTAGCGACAGCGGCATTGGCATTAGTCCCGACTTTCTACCCTATGCATTTGACCGCTTTCGTCAAGCTGATGCTAGCACTACGCGATCGCATGGAGGATTGGGACTCGGATTAGCGATTGTACGTCACTTGGTGGAACTGCACGGTGGCACCGTTCGTGCTGCTAGTCTCGGAATCGGGCGGGGAGCAACATTTACAGTGCTTCTGCCACTTTTTGATAAAAGTCGGGAAATAGAGGGGCAGGAGAACCGGGGGGTAGAGGAGCCGGGGATCGGGAAAGCTGAGGAGAAGGTAGCACAAGCACCTCCACTCTTGAGCGGAGTGCAGGTGCTAGTTGTGGATGATGATACGGATACACGGGAGTTGATCGCCCTTGTGCTTGAAGAGTCTGGGGCGAAAGTGAAAGCGATCGCATCCGTAGCCGAGGCGTTGGCAGTCCTTCGTAACTGGCAGCCCGATTTGCTGGTAAGTGATATTGGAATGCCAGAGGAAGATGGCTATGCCCTCATCGGCAAGGTGAGAACTCTGGAAGAAAAGACCGGAAAACAAATTCCAGCCCTAGCGCTGACGGCATACGCTAGGGAGGAAGACAAAAACCGTGCCCTAAAGGCAGGTTTTCAAATGTATCAGCCTAAGCCAGTCGAGCCTGATGATTTAGTGGCGGCGGTAGCACTTCTGGCTGGGCGTGCAAGTGAAGTCTAG
- a CDS encoding tetratricopeptide repeat protein, whose product MVKNYKRIYLVAAALIGFGLTSAGTAFAGESRYGRQKITSFESPVHTKQMVEGLYTQDFEAATYFQQGVTRYNRGDYRGAELALRKALEFDSSIAMAYYLLGNSLAEQGQLDKATNEYLQALRLDPNLGEAYYNLGVALYKQGQPDAALTAYERALSLNPKLADAHYNVGLALEAKGQTQEAIAAYQQAIQNDPKYAAAHYNLGLLLVDKNQNEAAMAQFQKAVEIDPALADAQYQLGLLYAQQNQPTQAINALNAAASKNPNLAAAQYQMGRIFVEQGNYKAAANRFKQAVRLNPNDGEAYQQLGAMLLKENQAKDAAAALREAKRLNPNDAVTLYNLGVALQRQGQFSEAIANYQEAIVINSTLADAFFNLGVTLQQTGRREEAIPFLVQAKTLFNQQGNPDKIDQINQVLQQLGAS is encoded by the coding sequence ATGGTTAAAAACTACAAACGAATTTATCTCGTTGCGGCTGCTTTGATCGGTTTTGGTTTGACGAGTGCCGGTACTGCCTTTGCGGGTGAATCGCGGTATGGACGACAAAAGATAACCTCTTTTGAGTCGCCCGTACATACTAAGCAGATGGTCGAAGGTCTATACACTCAAGATTTTGAGGCAGCGACTTACTTCCAGCAAGGGGTGACGCGATATAATCGCGGAGACTATCGAGGGGCAGAACTCGCGCTTCGCAAAGCGCTGGAGTTTGATTCCAGCATTGCGATGGCTTATTATCTGTTGGGGAATTCTCTAGCCGAGCAAGGACAGCTTGATAAGGCAACGAACGAGTACCTGCAAGCGCTTCGTCTCGACCCCAATTTGGGAGAGGCTTACTACAATTTGGGCGTTGCTTTATATAAGCAAGGGCAACCTGATGCCGCACTGACTGCCTATGAACGAGCGCTAAGTTTAAATCCTAAGTTGGCAGATGCTCACTATAATGTGGGCTTGGCGTTAGAGGCAAAAGGTCAGACACAGGAAGCGATCGCTGCCTATCAGCAAGCAATTCAGAATGACCCCAAATATGCAGCCGCTCACTATAATCTGGGACTGCTGTTAGTTGACAAAAATCAAAATGAAGCTGCGATGGCTCAGTTTCAAAAAGCAGTGGAAATTGACCCGGCTCTTGCCGATGCTCAATATCAACTGGGGTTACTTTACGCTCAGCAAAATCAGCCGACACAAGCGATTAACGCCCTGAATGCAGCGGCTTCTAAAAATCCTAACTTGGCAGCGGCTCAATACCAGATGGGTCGGATTTTTGTCGAGCAAGGCAACTACAAAGCAGCAGCCAACCGATTTAAGCAGGCGGTGCGTCTCAATCCCAATGATGGCGAAGCGTATCAACAACTCGGCGCAATGCTGTTAAAGGAGAACCAGGCAAAAGATGCCGCAGCGGCATTGAGGGAAGCCAAGCGTCTCAACCCAAATGATGCTGTGACTCTCTATAATTTGGGCGTAGCTCTGCAACGGCAAGGTCAGTTTTCGGAAGCGATCGCAAATTACCAGGAAGCGATTGTCATCAATTCCACTCTGGCAGATGCATTTTTTAACTTAGGAGTAACCCTGCAACAAACTGGACGCCGCGAGGAGGCAATCCCCTTTCTTGTTCAAGCGAAAACCCTATTCAATCAGCAGGGAAATCCAGACAAAATTGACCAGATTAACCAGGTTCTACAGCAGCTAGGCGCTTCTTGA
- a CDS encoding tetratricopeptide repeat protein: METETSQLTYFLAVAVVGISLTLLVFFLGKTFVASNFFKKGVALYKQKDYAGAEAAFRQVIQRHRTNDMARLLLGNALMAQDKIDEATPIYRELIERSPKNVDAYLRLGDTLIKQDKIEEAIAVLQKARNLYKTGTTEQQQLDQLIQEMDAPK, from the coding sequence GTGGAAACAGAAACATCTCAACTAACTTATTTTCTGGCTGTCGCTGTCGTCGGCATTAGTCTGACTCTCCTGGTTTTTTTCTTGGGGAAGACATTTGTCGCTTCAAACTTTTTTAAAAAAGGGGTGGCACTTTATAAACAAAAAGACTATGCAGGTGCAGAGGCAGCTTTTCGCCAAGTGATTCAGCGACACCGCACCAATGACATGGCGCGATTGCTGTTGGGAAATGCTCTGATGGCGCAAGATAAGATTGACGAGGCAACGCCGATATATCGGGAATTGATTGAGCGATCGCCCAAAAATGTCGATGCTTATTTGAGGTTGGGAGACACGCTGATTAAACAAGACAAAATTGAGGAAGCGATCGCCGTCCTTCAAAAAGCTAGAAACTTATATAAAACGGGCACCACAGAGCAACAACAACTCGATCAACTCATCCAGGAAATGGACGCCCCAAAATAA
- a CDS encoding phycobiliprotein lyase: MTSLRQLAQTHEESLIAAFFQESEGKWRSERRYYTLPDGETKEMVSLITVRFLEQGSSELLHLAELHQLEDPGALICGSYVEWDSTNSVTNRKESKGSTLFGALGTTLYRDRGFATPKPVTAEYYFSNPKTLCLRTEYRDSSFEEELKLIGRSYRTRQTIISRAGEQQMIGQYLEKRIS, translated from the coding sequence GTGACATCACTAAGACAACTTGCCCAAACCCATGAAGAATCTTTAATTGCAGCGTTTTTTCAGGAATCGGAGGGTAAATGGCGCTCTGAAAGACGCTACTATACGCTGCCGGATGGAGAAACCAAGGAGATGGTGAGTCTGATTACCGTCCGGTTTTTGGAACAGGGAAGCTCGGAATTGCTACATTTGGCAGAGTTACATCAACTAGAAGATCCAGGGGCACTGATTTGTGGTTCTTATGTAGAGTGGGACAGCACAAATTCAGTCACAAACCGCAAAGAGTCCAAAGGTTCGACACTGTTTGGCGCATTGGGAACCACACTCTATCGCGATCGCGGCTTTGCTACTCCAAAACCCGTCACGGCTGAGTATTATTTCTCCAATCCCAAAACTTTGTGCTTGCGGACAGAGTACAGAGACTCTTCATTTGAAGAAGAATTAAAACTGATTGGTCGAAGCTACCGCACCCGGCAAACGATCATCTCCCGCGCCGGAGAACAGCAAATGATCGGTCAATATCTAGAAAAGCGCATTAGCTAG